A genomic stretch from Gemmatimonadota bacterium includes:
- the mnmE gene encoding tRNA uridine-5-carboxymethylaminomethyl(34) synthesis GTPase MnmE — protein sequence MSDKDTIAAIATAPGEGAIGIIRLSGPDAISIGERFFRSKTPLSHLPSHQLSFGHLYIQDRDFDKVLISVMRAPNSFTGEDTVEFNCHGGPFLLRRIMEAVFREGARPAGPGEFTRRAFLNGKMDLSQAEAVSDMITAKSDLSLQSAFFQLRGGLHRHFVKMAESIRQAAMLLEANLDFSEDVEIDFEMIKPPLSQALEHIEDLILSYDRGKIIREGAVITLAGQPNVGKSSLLNRLLEEDRAIVTDIPGTTRDTIEEQIDLDGITVTLVDTAGIRDTDDPVEREGTRRSQRFIERAAIVLYIVDGSHPPSCADLDNISRYDHAFLVLNKSDLNIHTGWQSIQSLHPQIVLSAKTGDGISSLRDRLRESLLGKSDLPEEIVTRERHVLALQQASTGLSQALQSLEFGNPGEIIAMDLRVALDALAAIIGETTPDDVLDRIFKTFCIGK from the coding sequence ATGTCTGACAAAGATACCATCGCGGCAATCGCCACTGCGCCAGGCGAAGGGGCAATTGGCATCATTAGACTCAGCGGACCTGATGCCATCTCAATTGGAGAACGTTTCTTCAGAAGCAAAACCCCCCTCAGCCACCTTCCTTCTCACCAACTTTCTTTTGGACATCTCTACATTCAGGACCGAGATTTTGACAAGGTCCTGATCTCGGTCATGCGTGCTCCCAATTCCTTTACCGGTGAAGATACAGTTGAATTTAACTGCCACGGGGGACCATTTCTCCTCAGACGGATTATGGAAGCCGTTTTTCGAGAAGGTGCTCGACCGGCTGGACCTGGAGAATTTACCAGACGAGCTTTTCTCAACGGTAAAATGGACCTCTCACAGGCCGAAGCAGTGTCTGATATGATCACCGCGAAATCCGATCTAAGCCTCCAATCAGCTTTTTTTCAACTCCGCGGTGGGCTTCATCGCCATTTCGTAAAAATGGCAGAGTCTATTCGTCAGGCAGCTATGCTTCTTGAAGCTAATTTAGACTTTTCCGAAGATGTAGAGATAGATTTCGAGATGATTAAGCCACCGCTCTCGCAGGCTTTAGAGCATATTGAAGATCTCATTCTTTCGTATGATCGTGGAAAAATTATTCGGGAAGGTGCTGTCATCACCCTTGCAGGTCAACCCAATGTGGGAAAATCCAGCCTTCTTAACCGGCTCCTTGAAGAAGACCGTGCGATTGTTACAGATATTCCCGGTACAACGCGAGACACAATTGAAGAGCAAATTGATCTCGATGGAATTACTGTTACACTGGTTGACACTGCTGGTATTCGCGACACTGATGACCCGGTGGAAAGAGAGGGTACGCGTCGGTCTCAACGATTCATAGAACGCGCAGCCATTGTTCTCTATATTGTGGATGGATCGCATCCCCCGTCTTGCGCGGATCTGGACAACATCAGTCGTTATGATCACGCATTTCTCGTTCTCAATAAGAGCGATTTGAATATTCATACCGGTTGGCAAAGCATTCAGTCTCTCCACCCCCAGATCGTTCTTTCAGCCAAAACAGGCGATGGTATCTCCTCTTTGCGGGATCGCCTTCGTGAGAGTCTCCTGGGAAAGAGCGACCTGCCCGAAGAAATCGTTACCAGAGAACGGCATGTTCTCGCACTTCAACAGGCTTCAACGGGACTCTCCCAGGCACTTCAAAGCCTTGAATTCGGCAATCCGGGGGAAATTATTGCCATGGATCTCCGCGTTGCACTGGACGCGCTTGCCGCGATTATTGGGGAGACTACCCCGGATGATGTTCTCGATCGAATCTTCAAAACCTTTTGCATAGGCAAATAA